In one Pseudomonas sp. SCA2728.1_7 genomic region, the following are encoded:
- a CDS encoding glycine cleavage system protein R: MDHLVLTVFAPDKPGQVERIAQCIAEHGGNWLESRMSRMAGQFAGILQVGVPAEAYDELVDSLQALSTHGIRVLIAESGIEQSCTWKPISMELVGNDRPGIVRDITRLLSEQGVNLERLVTEVRPAPMSSEPLFHAEAILAVPLTLSLDVLQSRLETLADDLMVELVLRTDV, from the coding sequence ATGGACCATCTCGTACTCACTGTTTTCGCCCCGGACAAGCCCGGACAGGTCGAGCGCATCGCCCAATGCATCGCCGAGCACGGCGGTAACTGGCTGGAAAGCCGCATGTCGCGGATGGCCGGGCAGTTCGCCGGGATTCTTCAGGTGGGCGTGCCGGCGGAGGCTTACGACGAATTAGTCGATTCCTTACAAGCACTGTCGACGCATGGCATCCGCGTATTGATTGCCGAGAGTGGCATCGAGCAATCCTGCACGTGGAAGCCGATCTCCATGGAGTTGGTGGGCAATGATCGGCCCGGCATCGTCCGCGACATCACACGGCTTTTGAGCGAGCAGGGCGTCAATCTTGAGCGGCTGGTAACCGAAGTGCGCCCAGCGCCGATGAGTAGTGAACCACTGTTCCACGCCGAGGCGATTCTCGCGGTGCCGCTGACCTTGTCGCTCGACGTCTTGCAGTCGCGCTTGGAAACCCTGGCCGACGATCTGATGGTCGAACTGGTGTTACGCACAGACGTTTAA